The following is a genomic window from Scleropages formosus chromosome 11, fSclFor1.1, whole genome shotgun sequence.
ttgtgtaaataaatcTGGCAAtagttttaaaacagttttaaaaaccTTAAATTAATGGTAGCTTGAACGCTGTAACATTTTAACAACAgtctttattataaaaaaaaatctgatacgTAATAAAATTTTATCTCAACGCAAAATAACAAACGCTTCCCGTACAAGCGAATAACAGAACACAACGCACATAACCAAAAATGAAGTCAGCATTCAATGCAGATTTTTGTAAACTGCTGTGATCTTTTTGGTTGTCAGCGACCAGATAACTGAATTTGTTAATCACGAAGCAAAGAAACAAGTTCAGACGCATTTTATAGCGAAATAACGGACAATCGGCACCGTCAGCGCACTGCCGTCGGCTGCCACACATTTTCTTATGATGCAGCGACACCTAGCGGTGCTGTAGGGATATATTAAAACGTGGGCGGATCGCGAAACGGCAATGCAGCGAAtgcattacttacatttacattacattacatttattcagtttgcagACGCTTTACTCCGAAGTGAAGTAGATCTCCGAGAACAACGGAAAGAGCGAATTAAACCGACAGAAGGAGAggtttagatgcagacacgcgaTTCCAGAGTGCAGTCGACTTTTCACGCTCAGCCATGGTgccatcattacatttatttatttagcagacgcttttctccaaagcgacgtacatctcagagaaaacataATTTCTACATTAAGAAATTGAAACAGTTGCAGACGACGTCTGAGACGTGATTCTTAATTaaacttttgtttcttctttccaCTTCATCATGCACCGGCGAtattcatcgcacgagtagctgcataataAAACTCAGAATCTGTCGACGATTCCTAATaactttcttacatttttatataataaggtacacaacATTTACagacaatacaggagtagtggcatgttgtgtttactcaataaacacactgagaatgatattgttaactggcacgtagcctcgtttaatgttcacgctgggttttcaCCACCATATGCTTTTTACCTATATCtcctaaatccgcttccttacTACgtaggtatccttcctgtacctaccgaacacctctgccctctataggtaataacagaaacaacaactgatcaccacatcccctttcctttgaaagtagaaaccttaataaacagaactaaaaCATAATAGATACTATATTACAACAGATAGCCAAGTATTACAGAAACCATAAAATTTCAAAAGTATACATATTCTATATGcacaaatgccacagaaaacaggcatCTACAAATTAAGTCTGTCGGGTTTCTTTATGGTTCGCAGTGATCTTCTTAGTACCGGAGAATCACTCGTCTCGGCAGAGTGATCATTGTCAGGTGCTATGGACGAGGAAGCTTGTGTACTCAAAGGCACTTGATCCtgtgatgaggcttgaacctcttcTCTCTGAGGATCATCCAATGGTTGGcttgtttcttgtgtcttgaGAAGACTCCTACGATTTCTCCTGAAGacctgtccattttctgctctaaccACGTATGATCTcggattcacttcttccagtacaacagctttcctgtcccagtggtttgaatccccaaacCTGACAACGTCATGCTCTGATAACGGTTCCAGTCTTTTGGTATTCTTGTcgtagtttgtcttctgtctcttttgtagagctttttgtttcattgcgaTGTCCTTTATTACATCTTGCTTTATGTCACCTCTGTAAGGAAGTGTTGTCCTGATTTTGCGACCCATCAagagttctgcaggagatgcaccatGTTCCAGAGGCGATGCGCGATAACTCAGAAGAGCTAAATATGGATCTGATTTGCTCTCTGACGCCTTCTTGAGCAATTGCTTCACAATGTGCACTCCTTTCTCCGCCTTCCCATTGGACTGAGGAAACTGAGGACTTGAAGTCACATGCTGGAAATCATAGTGAGCAGCAAAGTCCTGAAACTCACTTGAACTGTAACAAGGACCATTGTCACTCATTACCACAGTCGGAATGCCATGCCTGGCGAAAACggatttcatgtgctgtatcacacatgcacttgaagAATTGGACAACAGTGCTATCTcagggtaactggaaaaatagtccactaccaaaaggtagtccttcccattgaaatggaacagatcAGTACCCACCTTTTGCCATGGATACTTAGGTAAGTCCACTGTGATCAAGGGCTGtcttgcctgcttgttctgatgcttgagacaaatttcacacgtactgaccattttctcaatgtcagcattcattCCAGGCCAATATATTGCATCCCTtgatcttctcttgcatttctctattccaagatgtccttcatggatcctgcaaagcatttcctttcTCAGCACCTGTGgaattacaattctgttttgtctcaacagaagaccatttgCTACACTGAGCTCGGCTCGAACATTGTAGAACTGTGGACAGGAACTCTTGACCCATCCattgttcaaatttgtaatcACCGTCTGCAGAACTGGATCTTTTCTCGTCTCTTCAGCTATTTGCTTGGACTTCTGATCAGACACTGGAAGGCTTTCCACAACAAGattcacatgcatgtccacatcaaCTTCAGTAGAGCTCACTTCATGCGATTCGCATGCTGATGGTGCGCGAgacaatgcatcagctaagacaATGTACTTCCCTGGAGTGTACACTAGTTCAAAGTCATAAcgctgcagtctcatcattagacgctgaatgcgtggagacatctcattcagattctttcgaatgattgctattaaaggcttgtgatctgtttcagcagtgaatgatggtAAACCATATACGTAAtcatgaaatctctcaaatccaaacacaagtcccaagcactctttctctatctgAGCATATCGGCTTTCAGATTGCGACATTGTTCTGGAGGCATAAGCCACTGGTTTCCAGCCGTGAGCCTCTTCTTGGAGCAAGACTGCGCCTAGCCcatattttgatgcatctgtGGAGATTTTGATCTTCTTGGACGCATCAAAGTATACAAGAACTGGTGCCGTTGTCAACGTTGACTTGAGGATATTCCATTCTTCCTCATGCTTGCTTGTCCATCGAAACTCGTTTTTGTGACTCAGCAGTTCCCTGAGTCTAGCTGTTTTCGTGGAgagatttggaatgaatttaccAACAAAGTTCACCATCCCCATGATCCGCAGCACACCTTTCTTATCCACTGGACTCGGCATGTCaaggattgcctgtattttacttCTATCAGGCTCTACACCATGCCCTGACAACTTGTCGCCCAGAAAGGTAATTTCAGTTacaccaaactgacacttggcTTTGTTGAGCCGCAGTCCATATTCCCTAATTCTGAGAAGTAGCTTCAGAAGCCTCTCATTGTGCTCCTGTAATGACGATCCCCATACCACTATGTCATCAACATATGCACGAACTCCACTAAGCCCTTCTATGATGTGCTCCATGGCACgatgaaagatttcagatgcTGATATTATGCCAAAGGGGAGTCGTAGGAAGGAATAACGTCCAAATGGTGAGttgaatgtgcagtatttggtgctgtcctcgtgaagttttaattgccagaacccttgagaagcatcaagtttgctgaaatatttagcaCCAGCCATCTCACTGGTAATCTCCTCACGCTTTGGAATCTGGTAATGCtctctttttatatttgcatttaaatctcGAGGATCCATGCATATCCTCAAATCACCATTCTGCTTCTTCACACAAACCATGGAGTTCACCCAGTCTGTGGgttcctccactttctttataactcccagagctgtcatcctgtcaagctccttttttagtttatctttTAGTGGTGCTGAAACTCTTCTTGGAGCATGTATCACAGGCTGAGCATCTTCTCTAAGATGAATTTTGTAAGTAAATGGGAGAGCTCCCAGCCCCTGGAAAACATCCTCAAATTTGCAGACAATATCATTTGGAGTTTCCTGTTGTGCCAATGCTACATCATGACTATTGATGCAATACACTCGTCTGACGAATCCTAACTCCTCACAGGCTTTGTCACCAAGCAGGGAGTGATGATCATCTGGGACTACAACAAAGACAAGGCGAtgaattttgctctttacaCGTACTTTGAGtctacacacaccttgagtctTTATGTCCTGCCCGTTGTAAGCTTTAAGCGACACTGGACTTTTCCGAATATGAGGTCTAATTTTCATCTCCCTTATGTCACTTGTGCTTATCAGATTGGCCTTGGCTCCagtatcaagtttcagtgagACAATGGATCCGTTTATTTCTAATGACACAATCCATTTATCCCCAGACACACCGTCCAcatttgagacattttcttcttcagtctcaTTGCAGCGCTGAACACTTTCTGTATCACCGTTGATCATCCCCACAAAGAAAGTCTCTGACAATTCCGTCTCTTCCACAGCATGCACATTTGTTGTTGACTTCGACTTATTCTTCTTTGAGAAACATTGTTTGGCAAAGTGGTtcatacctttgcattttgcacattgcttCCCATAAGCCGGGCATCGCCTGGGTTGATGCACCGAACCACATCTTTTACAACTGAATGCCTCAGTGCCTGTCCTCGGCGTGGATCGTGCACTTCGCTTTCTCATTTGTGGAGCGACAGCGCCGACTACTGGACTGTCAGGAACAGCAGCGCTCACTTTGTCACCGAAAGTTTtcgaatgcagcaaagcaagttcACTCGCATGACAAATCTTGACAGCATCATCCAACGTTAGCTCCACTTCCCTAAGCAGTCTTTCCCTCACTTTCATCTCGTGAATGCCAAAGACAACTTGATCCCTAATCAGCGAATCAGTCAAAACACCAAAGTTGCACGTTCTCGCTTTTAGCTTCAGGTCAGTTAAGAAAGAGTCGAAGCTTTCTCCTTGAATCTGAACACGCGAGCGGAACACATACCTCTCGTACGTCTCATTTTTCTTGGGCGAGCAGTGCTCGTCGAATTTCCTGACGACTTCCTCAAAAACCTCTCCATCCCCAGGTCTTGCGAATGTGAAGGTGTTGTACACGTCTAGTGCCTGAGGTCCAGCCACCGTCAGAAGCAACGCAATCTTTCGCGCATCTGGCTTGTTATCCAGCCCAACTGCTTGCATATACAGCGAGAATTGCTGCTTGAACGCCCGCCAGCTGCTGTCGACGTTCCCGGTTAGTTTCAAGGACTCAGGCGGTTTAACAGCATCCATCGTAATCCTCGCGGCTGTCATCTGCTCAGAGCACTCCTGgtaccatgttgtgtttactcaataaacacactgagaatgatattgttaactggcacgtagcctcgtttaatgttcacgctgggttttcaCCACCATATGCTTTTTACCTATATCtcctaaatccgcttccttacTACgtaggtatccttcctgtacctaccgaacacctctgccctctataggtaataacagaaacaacaactgatcaccacatgGCAGTGTAAAGGCTTAATGAcgctgtatatataatatatatatgtatatcacaCCAGTCGCTGCATAGGATTTTCCATGATCATGCTTATGACGTGGTGCTATAATATTCTGTACTGCGTATGCAGAATTAACGTATTTCTACAGATACGCACGATTTAGTGAGAACTAAAAGCGCTCCgttttaaaaatatcagcatATGACTTCCAGGAATCTGATTGTTTGCTATTTGTCCACGGGTCCAGCTCCACTTGATAGGTTACACAGCTGAACAGGTCTGCTGAACTTATACAACACGGCTGATTTCCACCTCCACGCCCAGTTTAGCTACGCATGAATAAGTTAATTGCCTGTAGAACTGGTCCGCTTTTGCACTGAAACAGTAGAAAGTGTGACAGAAACGGTGTCGCACTGAGCGTCACGCTGCATTTCCTCTCCAGCTTTATTCACTCACTCAGGCCCCTTGTAACTTGTTTCATTAAGTGCTGAACAACATGTTCCGTGAAAGAGATTTCATTCATCGTAAATGTTGACTCAGTCTTACTGTTTAACTTGGAAACGGAGTAGATGGAGGCAGGGTTCCTCAATTCACAAAATGGTTTTGTATAATGGAGACAGACCGCTTGGTCCGACAAGGACGGAACTGTCCCTCTGCTGCCGTTTGGCCTCTTCGGACAAGGACTTTTCTCCACTTCTTCGCTTCTCTTTGTGTATTAGGGCTACCGGGGATCCTGTGGAGTAACGGGTTCTGCCATGAACACGTCCACGACATAACAACAAATATTACCTTAATACACTCCCATATGTTCTTTTTAAGGTAATACAGTCGGAAAAGTGTAAACTGGTGGAGCCAGTTAAAGCTGCCATGTTCCACCCgatggacccaggttcaaatccccagaCCTGCTATAGTACCCCCAACAATAGCGCTCACCCCGAATTGCGCTGCTAAAAATGAGcaagctgtataaacgagtaaacAACTGCAAGcagctttaaatgtaaattaggaTTTTAacctgggtggcacagtggcacagcaagtagcgctgctgtctcacagtgcctgggtggtgtgagagaacgtgggttccgtcccccctcagtctgtgtggagtttgcatgttctccccatgcctgtgtgggtttcctctgggtgctctggtttcctcctacagtccaagacatgctgttcaggttcccctatagtgtgtgtgtgacacacagagagtgtgtttgactgatgtatggatgagtgacccattataagtagtgtatctagcagtgtaaatcacgtTGGTGAGTAAGGtatgtgtgctgataacactacatagtatctattgtaaattgctttgaagaaaaatgtctgctaagtgaataaatgtaaacctatgTAACACAAAGTAACCTCTTTAAGAGGAAAATCTTAGCCTATCTTACAGCCtaataatttaactgaaatttccAGCATACTAAAGCATTGCCCTTCTGGAAAATATACTCTTGAAGCATGTATTTAGACTTGTCCAAATTGAGACATTTTATAGTCGAAAACTGCAGTGGCAAAAACATGATGTTGCCCCACCTGTTGGGTTTCGGATGCCCTGCCGGATAAGTTATAATGGGGTTCATTGTACCGCTCAGCAAAAAAAAGGTTATCTAGGAAAAGATAACACGCAGATTTAAAGGAGAGGAAGGCTGGTCACttccaaaaaaagtttgtgGCAGATttgcggagggagggaggcaacTTTGGGATATTTGACCTGAAAGGGAAATTATCAGATTTTACAAGACTGGGTAGAGCCAAGGTGGGTAGGCATGTCGGCTGGAATGGGCAGTTCGGTGATCCTAGTCAGCATTTTATTTGCAGCACAAGCGCTGTGTGCTCCGCTGAGCGCCTCCGGGCCGCACGTGGCCAGCGGCTGGGGGCAGGTGGTCCGGCTCCGACACCTGTACTCCAGCAGGCAGGGGGTGAACCTGCAGATCAACGGGGATGGCACGGTGAACGGCTCGAGCGTGCAAAGTCTCCACAGTGAGTAGGCTACTACCCTCGTCGCAAGAACATAATGATTAACCTTAGTGCCAGGCTGTCAACTTTGCAGTGGTTCACCCGTTTATACACCAGGATTTGCTtgctgcatcagttcagggtaagttcctccACTAAGTGTACCACTGCAGGGGTTGGATTTCAAaggacattttcagaactgcaaGAGTGTAGCTACGGTACATTAAGTGGTTGCTCTAGGATCATTACCTTCACAGACTTAAAAGCAATATTCAGCAGGCTTGGAAAGACCAGTAATGATATCATTATTTGAAACTGAAGGAATTATTATTGGCATTTAATGATTATTGTTAGAGTAATGAATGTGATATTATTATGATGAATTTCAATTAACTGAAAAGATTTTCTGTCATTGATGTGAAGTTTATGAAGTATTTACTTTTTGAGTTGCTCTGGCTTTTCACAGTTGTTCTGAAATTAATTAGATTTAAATCACTTAAAATTCTTTATATTGTTTAAGGTTTGCTGGAAATTAAATCTTTTGACTGGGGCTTGGTTGCTATCAAAGGACTGGCAAGTTCTTACTATCTCTGCATGGAGGAAAGTGGAAGATTGTATGGATCGGTAAGACTGCAAATCTgttgtaaaaataaagtataGAATATACTGTGTCTAGAGcatgaggaaaaacagaaacccTTCTGTTTAAGGTTTAGGTTTAGCAATGCAATCTCTGAGCAATGTGCAAAGTTACTCCACATattctcatttttaataatttattgttaGATATGAAACATTTGAATTGCTCCTTAATATTCAGTATTTGTTTTATAGATCTGTTTATGAAGAAATACCCAAATGTGCAACATAACGGCAGTGATGTCACTTGTAGCTTTGCCCATACCAAGCGCATAAGGAGATGACAGATcattaatgtacattttattaaatttcagCCAAGGTGGGAGTGTGATGGCAAAAGTAAAATAGGATGGCAGAGGAATTCTATGGGTAAAAGATAGTGTGAGCATGTAAATGTCAAAGATGGTCTGCTTTTGCCTCTGCAGCCCATTGGCCCGAAGCAGAGATCCAGCCCCTTCTATAGTTCTATACTACAGTTAACCTTGACCCGTTTACAACATTTTgaacaataaaaggaaaaaaaacacataaatattgtGAGTTCAGACTGAATGGATGTACCGCTGAATGGGACTGCAGCAGATGGTTATGAATGGTGCTTAATACCCATGCTGCCTTCTAATAAGTGCTCTGCATTAACCGCTTTTTGAGAAAGACTGGGAGAAAACAGCATTGGGTATAAGATTAGACGGAAACTCATgttgtttgtttcttgtttccTCATTGTAATGTGTGCTGTGATGTGTAGAAAATGCCATTATGGCACTCACCCATGCCCCAGAATTAAATTTGTCTCAATGTTTATGATAAAGCAGaaattaatgataaaaatggatataaaacaaagaaatcccATGAATTAAATAACCTGAAAtaggttatttttcattttttccatttgtgatAGCGGGTGGAAAAAATTGAAGGTCCAGATTAAGTGGAATTTAAACAGTGGCTGTATTATACAGCATATTAAGTTGGACAAGTGTGGAAGTCATTCATTATAAGCATCTACCGCGGGCCGCATAGCATTTAAATCACAGCAGAGAGAATCTACAATCAACTGCAGAGTCCAATGGTAGGGTCATGGTGCCACAGCAACCTTTGCCCAGCAGTAAAGTATGTTTGTGCAGTTAAAGCCTCAATGAAAGGAAACACCAATAATAACCTTGGCCTCCCATTGGCTCTGAGTGCTATGTAAACAAGGCAATAGAAAACAGAGGCAGATCTACCCTGATATTATTTTGGTCACTTAAAACCCACCACCTTACCCTCTTCGTTGCTCTTGACCTGTGCTTCCTCTCTCCCCGCAGCGCACCTATACTAGAGAAGACTGCTCCTTCCGAGAATGTATCATGCCCGATGGCTACAGCATCTATGTCTTAGCCAGAAATGGGGTAGGAGTGAGGCTCAGGAGGGGCAGGCAGAGAACCCAAGTAAGGGACAAAGGAGTGACTCTGCCATCCCAGTTCTTACCAATGGCAAACAGCCTCTCTCTGGAGCCAGTGAGTGCTCACCTAAAGGACCCTGGACCTGGAGACCCAGAAGACAAACCTGAATCACCCCTTGAACCTGACAGCATGGACCCCTTTGGCAAAATGTCACAAGTTTTCATGCAGAGTCCCAGTTTTAACAAAAGATAAAGCTGGACCAAATGGAGAAAGTAAAgaccaaatgaaaaaaagactCTTATACTGCAATTAGTCCACTTTACAGTTAATGATATGAGCTATAAAATATTACACCTATTACTGAGAAGTGACTGATTACTGTACTTCTAACATAACTCACCACTCCAGAAACAGTctcaaaaagaaacaaaaattaataaacattaaactttt
Proteins encoded in this region:
- the fgf19 gene encoding fibroblast growth factor 19, with product MSAGMGSSVILVSILFAAQALCAPLSASGPHVASGWGQVVRLRHLYSSRQGVNLQINGDGTVNGSSVQSLHSLLEIKSFDWGLVAIKGLASSYYLCMEESGRLYGSRTYTREDCSFRECIMPDGYSIYVLARNGVGVRLRRGRQRTQVRDKGVTLPSQFLPMANSLSLEPVSAHLKDPGPGDPEDKPESPLEPDSMDPFGKMSQVFMQSPSFNKR